Sequence from the Marinobacter antarcticus genome:
TGGCGCCATTGTTGTGACAGGTCGAACAGGACAAGCCATTACTGCTCAGTGACGGATCGTTAAACAGTTTCTCGCCCAAGGCCATCAGTTTGCAGGGATTGCCCTCGTATGACTGATAGTTGGCAGGCCGGCTCACCTTCTTGGCCGCACAGGGATTGGGTTTGGCACCGCACTTACCCGCTGCGGCGCACGGGTTGCATCCTTTCACAGCACAGGGATTACAACCCTTGGTGGCGCAGGGGTTCTTCGCGGCGCAGGGATTTTTGGTCGCACACGGGTTTTTGGCTGCGCACGGATTACAGCCAGCTTTGCAGTGCTGTCCGGCCTTGCACTTATTCTTGCATGGGGAACACGGGCTGCAGGCGGCTACCGCCAGCCCACTGGTGCCGAGCATGGCAGTCATCAGAGCCGCGGACCACCAGGTAGTGCGACGATGTTCATAGGAACTGCGGATGGCTTTTCTCAGAGGATGTATTGTAGACATTGTCTCTCTCCGTGATTATGGAGCTATTGGCTCACCGCCCAAAGGAGCGGTTAGGATAGAGACACATGACCTCCACAACTATTACACCCATTCTCAAATTTTATCGGTTTCAAAAAACAGAGCTCCCGGGCGGAACCGGTGGTTTCCTTCCCACTACTAATACCTAATACCTGCTTCAATACCGGTCAGTTTCTCGTTGACGGGCACGGCGCACCGCAGGGCGCGCAGGCTGTTTCATCCCGCTGGCTCAGTGCGGTTTCCACATTGCCCTGCCCGGAATTGAATGCAAAGGTTGGGCTGTTCAAATGATCCACCAGGATCAGTGCCAGAATAAATCCCAGCATCACCAGAATACGGGTGCGGCTGTAAGCTCGCTCCATGGTTTCAGACCCCTTCATCAGTTTGCCAGCCGGAACCAGGGCCGTAGCCGGATACCAATCAGCGACCCGACAAAGGCACTGGCGAACCATATCCAGGCGTGCAGGCTGGCTGAGGCAATGCCGGAAAACAGCGCACCGATGTTGCAGCCAAAGCCCAGCCGGGCGCCATAGCCGAGCAGCAATCCGCCTACCACCGCCGCCAGAAACTGCCGGCCTTCGGGCTTGTTGCGACTGGCTTCATTGAACCGGTTGGCCAAGCCCGCCGCGAGCATGGCGCCGAGCAGCAATCCGAAGTTCATCACCGAAGGGATGTTGGTGAGAACCGAGTCCTTCAGAGCCATGGCGGGATAATCCCATTGCCAGAACTCGAACTGGGACATATTTACCCCCACTACCTCGAGGGCCTTGGCGCCCCAGACGTTAAACGCAAAGGTGATGCTCCAGGGTGCGCCACCGATGGCCAGGGTGAGGGCATTGCCGGCGGCCAGAATCAGGATTGCCCAGGTGAATGGCCAGCGGCCGCTGATCAAAGTACGCAATACACCGTGCCCCTGGTTTTTCCAGAGCAGTTCATCCCGTTCAACATTGCCATGGGCCTTGCGCTCAATGCGGTTGACCCACCAGGCAATCAGCCCCAGGCCGACAAGCTGGGCAAGGATGGCACCGCTAATGCCGAAGGTGTTGACCAGTGGCACCGGATCGAACCCGGGCTGATCCAGCCACCAGGGCAGATGAATGGAGCCGAGCACGGCACCGGCGATAAAAAACACCAGCGTCACCACCATTCGAATGTTACCGGCACCGACGGTAAACAAGGTGCCGGAGCCACAGCCACCACCCAGTTGCATGCCTACACCGAACAGGAAGGAGCCCACAACCAGAGAGGTGCCCACCGGCGCCACCGCACCCACCAGGCCTTCCATGCCACTGTGCAGCATGGGCACCATGATCAGTGAGGTCACACCGAATAGCAGCAATTGGGCCCGCATGCCGGCACCGCGCTTTTTGACCACCAGATTGCGCCAGCCGGCAGTGAAGCCGAAAGCTCCGTGGTAGAGCGCCATGCCAAGCACCGTGCCCACCACAAACAGCGCTACCATGAACGGTGCTGTTTCCAACCAGATCAGACCACCCAACAGGGCAAGGCCAAACAGGGCGGTTGATACAATAAAGCGGTCCACCTGCCAACCCGGCTGTTGCAGACCAGGCTGGAGAACTGCGGAATCAGTCATTACTTTGCCACTCAGTTAAACAGGTCCAGAAGCTTCCCCAATCCTTTTTTGGCAACCTGCAGCGGACGGTTGCTGTCCTGAGACCATTCCGCCATGGAGCCGTCATAAAGCGCAACCTCCTGGAAGCCCGCCAGTTCGCTCAGCACGAACCAGTCCGTGGCTGCCCAGTGGCCGGTATTGCAAAAGGCAATTGTCCGGGCCTGAGGGTTCAGTTCAGCGGTGTTGACCTTATCGCTAATGGCGTCCTGGTCCAGATAAAACACCTGGTTTTGCTGTTTAATGAACGACTGGTGGGGCAGGTTCGTTGATCCGGGAATGGTGCCGGGGGCCTTAGCGGCCGGAGACTTGGTTTCGCCACGGAAATAGTCCACGGGGCGGGCATCGACCAGCTGCGCCTGGGTGTCCCGGGCGGCCTGAACTTCTTCCAGGCTGGCAATCAGGTGCTCCTGAAGTTCAGCGGCAAATTGCGCCACCGGCAAGCGGGCGCCCTCTCCCTTGGCTACCTCGTAGCCTGCGGCTTTCCAACCGGCAAGGCCGCCATTAAGGATGGTCACTGACTCATGACCCAGTACCTTGAAGGTCCAGTATACCCGTGCGGCGCTACCGAAATCGGTCGGGCCAGTGCCGGCCGGAACCAGAACCACTGTATTCCCGTTGGCGATCCCCAGGCTGCCAATCAGACGTTCCAGGAAGCGGACCGGAGGCATCAAACCGGCCACACCATCCCGGGTTTCCCGCCAGCCATCATTGGTGTAATTGCTGTAAACCGAACCGGGAATATGGCTTTTCTGGAAGCTGCTCCGATCGCCGCCATTATCGATGCCCGAGCGCACATCCAGCACAACAAGCTTCTCCTCATTCAGGCGCTCATTCAGCCATTGGGCATCCACCAGGGCAGGCACTCCCGGCTCTGCTCCGTAGGAAAACGCACTAAGCAGCATCAGTACAAGCAATGTCGTTAAACGATTCATCGCACCACCTCCAACTTGGAGTTCATTTTTGAACGATCATTATGGATCTTTAAATCCGTTATGCATAGCCGCTCATCTATTCTTTTTCGGTCTATGTAAATTGAGAATATTTCTATCGGCGGCAGGCAGATTGAGGGACCAGTCGTAGTCGATGTAATCCAGTTCCGACGTCCCGGCCACCTGTTCCGCTACCGCGTCGCCGGCCCAGCGCCGGATAAAGGCCCGAACCGATCCCTCCGCCTCAACAAAGTCCTGTTCGTACCATTTGAACAGTTCCGTGCCATACAGGGTGTTGCCAGTCACCCGAAGATGGTGTTGGGTGTTGAACGCCCGGCGAGTATTCTCTTCCAGCAGACCCTCAAGGTTGGCCGTAGTGTAAATCTGTTCTCTTAACGGTGGGCAACCCACAGAAGCGCAGTTTACGGCGAAGTGAACCCGCGCATCCTTCCAGCCTCGGGATTGATAGTCCTCACCCAGCAAAACGCCTTTTTCGATCTGGTTCAGGCTGAAGCGCTCCCCGCCAATCACGAAGTTTTCCCGCTCAAAGACACTGTCGACAAACGGGTTCACCCGGCCGCCATAATCCCAGACGGATGAAACCAACAGGCCGTCCGGCCGCTCGGTAAGTATCTGTTCGAGCATGAAAAAATTGTAGGCATTAATCCAGAAGGCTACGGACTCTTTCTGAGCCTCAAGGGTTCCGGTATCAAATTCCGCCAGAGCTTTGCGCTGCTGTTCCAGCGTCTGCGCCAAATCCGTATCCGCCAATGCGGACTGGTAATCAAACGCGGAGACCAGTCCGTTAGCGGGCAATGTTTGTTCAATGAGATAGTTGGATAACAGGCGTTGGTAGGGTTTGTAGAGGCCGGGATTGATATCCGCCCAAACCAGGCCGGGCAATAGAACCCATGCAAGAAAGCCGGTCACTAATCGATATCCACGCATAATCACTCCCAAGTCAGTCAGTCTGGTCAGTAGTAGTTCAGAATCATGACTACAGACCAAAACAACCCCGTTCTGTTACACATGCAATGCCGGAAAGCTCAGACCTTAGTATCCAGATGCAGGAAACGAGACAGCCGGGAGTGGGGGCGTCTGCCGAGATACAGCGGCAAGGTGCTCATCACCACAAGGATGACGGCAGCGGCAACCACCGTCAGCACAGGACTGAGTTCAAAGCTGTGGCCCAGTCCGGCAAACACAAAGGTCATGGGGATCATGCCGAGGGTTGTCGCGAGTGCGTAGCGCCAGAACGATATCGCAGTGACACCGGCGGCATAACTGATCAGCGCAAACGAAAACAATGGGATCAGGCGCGTCAGCGTCACCGCGATGAACAGAAAACGCTGGGACCCGGTGGCTGAGAATACCGGGTTGTCGCCCAGTTTGCGCCGAACCGCCTCACGCCCCAGGATCCGCGCCAGATAAAAAGCAATGATGGATCCGGCGAGGGCGCCCGACACCGCAATCGCGGTTCCGGTGAACGTGCCGTAAACGAGCCCTGCGGCAGCACTGATGGGCAGTGTTGGAATTGGCCCAACAACCACTGCGAGGATCATCAACAGCATCAGCAAAAATGGCCCGGACATACCCTGATCGCTAAGCCACTCAGAAAGCGCTACTGGTGCCAGACTCACAGGCATGCCCAGTTGACGAAGGATCAGCCAAATGGCCCCCATCAAGAGTGCGACAATGATCAGAATAGTGAGACGGAAAGCCCATTGTGAACGGTTCATCAGCGTATTCTACCGGTCACGTTGAGGGCGGGAAGGGTTTTCGGGAATTTTCAGCAACATCATCACGGTATCTGTTGCTGAGCGATCATTCAAGATATAATTGAATGAACATTCAAACCCGCAATTAACGGTGACACCCATGGCGAGAAGTCCCAGTTTTAATCGGGAAGCGGCCCTCGGCCAGGCCATTGGTCTGTTCTGGAAGAGGGGTTATAACGGCAGCTCAATGAAGCAGATTGAGCATGCTCTGGATATGCGTCCCGGCAGCATCTACGCAACGTTTGGCAGCAAGGATGGCCTCTATTCTGAAGCTCTGGCCCGCTATGCCCAGGCTGGCGGTGCGGAGCTGGCCAGGCATATGGCTGGTTACGATTCCATTGTAGACGGGCTCAAAGGCTACCTGCGGAAAATCGCAAGTGGCTGTGTCGATAAAGACGAAGTACCCTCCCGGGCCTGTCTCATCGTTAAAACCCTGCTGGAGGCAAGCAACACACACACCGGGCATTCAGACCAGGCCCGGGAAATCCTCGGAGCCATTGAGCAATCTTTCTCGGAATTGCTGGAGGAAGCCAAACAACGGGGCGAACTGAAAGACTCAACAGATTGCGCCCGTCTGGCCCGACTGATGCAAAGTCAGATCATGGGTCTGCGCTCCATTGCAGAGCGGAACCTCTCTGCCGGGGACCTGGAGGCTTTGGGCGACGATATGGCGCATATTCTTGACGCTTACTGAGCCGACTGACAGTGCGGCAGACGCTCCCGAATCCGCAGCATGCGAATAATCTGTAATCCTTCGTTCACTCGTGTGTCCATACCGTGAAAGCCACACCCCAGGACGTTGACTGAACTCAGATCAACAGGAGCGTGGCCGCTATACCAACGAAGAGGAACAGCATTATGAAAACTTTAACACTGATCGGTGCCCTTGTTGTATTCGCGTGGGGTGCAACAGCTTATGCGGACACACCAAGTGCCAGAGATCTCGAATGTGGAAACAACCATCCGTGCCTTCATGGCCCGATGGTCAAAGACGCAGGTGCAACCAGCTAAGCGATTTACCTGCTTCATAAACGCGATGAACCTCAGGCCTCCTGGGGTTCTAGCCGACGCACTAAGCATTCAAAAACCCGGCACGGACGACTAGAGTTAAACTGCGGAAGGCCGACGGTTGGTCATCAACACGTCCTGCACACCATCGGAGTGAAGAATGTTCCTGAACTGGCTAGCGAAACATCTCGCCGCTTACCTTTCCAAGCAAGTGGCGCAGCATTCGGTGCCCACTTCAACCTATGAAGCTCTGGGAAAGGCTCTCAGGCCGGGAGATGTTCTGCTTGTAGAGGGGGATACACGCATCAGCGTGGCAATAAAATACCTGACCCAGTCAACGTGGTCTCATGCGGCACTCTACCTGGGGCCGGATGCGGGCTTGGGAACCTCGGAATACGGTGAGCCACAAACTCTGATTGAAGCGGATCTCGAGTTCGGCATTCGCCCGCTGTCGCTATCCTTTTACCGTAACAGCCATACCCGCATCTGCCGCCCTGTGGGGCTTGATGACGAGAACATTCGCACGCTCACCGATTACGCCCTGAGCCGGCTGGGGCACCAGTACGATATGAAGAATGTATTTGATCTTGCGCGTTATCTTATCCAGACACCACCGGTTCCTGCACGGCACAGATACAAGCTGCTGTCATTTGGAAGCGGAGACCCGACACGGGCTATCTGTTCCACATTCATTGCGGAGGGTTTTCAGCGCCTGCGCTATCCGATACTTCCGACCATCGACACAATACCCTCCGACGACCCGAACTGTGCAAGCTGTATTCGTGAGCACTACCGGATCCGGCAAACATCCCTGTTCACACCGAGGGATTTTGATGCATCTCCGTATTTCCGGATTATCAAACCAACTCTGGAAAGCAGCTTCGATTTCAGAGCCATCAACTGGGCAGATCTGTAATCTGCCTCAGCCGCGCGCTGACCTTAGCGCAGGTCCGGATTCAACGTGTAGGTTCCGGTAACCCTGGCACTGGCCAGAACATGGCCGGCCATGGCGTTACGCACCGCCTCACCGTCAAACTCTCCGGAAAGACCAAGTGATTCCACATCCAGTGCATGCACTTCGTAGTGATAGTGGTGCAGCAACTCATCATTCCAGGGCG
This genomic interval carries:
- a CDS encoding C40 family peptidase, with the translated sequence MFLNWLAKHLAAYLSKQVAQHSVPTSTYEALGKALRPGDVLLVEGDTRISVAIKYLTQSTWSHAALYLGPDAGLGTSEYGEPQTLIEADLEFGIRPLSLSFYRNSHTRICRPVGLDDENIRTLTDYALSRLGHQYDMKNVFDLARYLIQTPPVPARHRYKLLSFGSGDPTRAICSTFIAEGFQRLRYPILPTIDTIPSDDPNCASCIREHYRIRQTSLFTPRDFDASPYFRIIKPTLESSFDFRAINWADL
- a CDS encoding TetR/AcrR family transcriptional regulator, with amino-acid sequence MARSPSFNREAALGQAIGLFWKRGYNGSSMKQIEHALDMRPGSIYATFGSKDGLYSEALARYAQAGGAELARHMAGYDSIVDGLKGYLRKIASGCVDKDEVPSRACLIVKTLLEASNTHTGHSDQAREILGAIEQSFSELLEEAKQRGELKDSTDCARLARLMQSQIMGLRSIAERNLSAGDLEALGDDMAHILDAY
- a CDS encoding c-type cytochrome, which encodes MSTIHPLRKAIRSSYEHRRTTWWSAALMTAMLGTSGLAVAACSPCSPCKNKCKAGQHCKAGCNPCAAKNPCATKNPCAAKNPCATKGCNPCAVKGCNPCAAAGKCGAKPNPCAAKKVSRPANYQSYEGNPCKLMALGEKLFNDPSLSSNGLSCSTCHNNGASYNATFANAYPHSVAMARDIFGLDSVHLDEMVQICMVQPMASEPLAWDSEELAALTTYMGKVQKQLAGNPCALKGGKCGACNPCAGKNPCATKNPCAAKNPCSAKVGKSLANVAA
- a CDS encoding DUF547 domain-containing protein, which produces MRGYRLVTGFLAWVLLPGLVWADINPGLYKPYQRLLSNYLIEQTLPANGLVSAFDYQSALADTDLAQTLEQQRKALAEFDTGTLEAQKESVAFWINAYNFFMLEQILTERPDGLLVSSVWDYGGRVNPFVDSVFERENFVIGGERFSLNQIEKGVLLGEDYQSRGWKDARVHFAVNCASVGCPPLREQIYTTANLEGLLEENTRRAFNTQHHLRVTGNTLYGTELFKWYEQDFVEAEGSVRAFIRRWAGDAVAEQVAGTSELDYIDYDWSLNLPAADRNILNLHRPKKNR
- a CDS encoding sulfurtransferase, with translation MNRLTTLLVLMLLSAFSYGAEPGVPALVDAQWLNERLNEEKLVVLDVRSGIDNGGDRSSFQKSHIPGSVYSNYTNDGWRETRDGVAGLMPPVRFLERLIGSLGIANGNTVVLVPAGTGPTDFGSAARVYWTFKVLGHESVTILNGGLAGWKAAGYEVAKGEGARLPVAQFAAELQEHLIASLEEVQAARDTQAQLVDARPVDYFRGETKSPAAKAPGTIPGSTNLPHQSFIKQQNQVFYLDQDAISDKVNTAELNPQARTIAFCNTGHWAATDWFVLSELAGFQEVALYDGSMAEWSQDSNRPLQVAKKGLGKLLDLFN
- a CDS encoding YeeE/YedE family protein, yielding MTDSAVLQPGLQQPGWQVDRFIVSTALFGLALLGGLIWLETAPFMVALFVVGTVLGMALYHGAFGFTAGWRNLVVKKRGAGMRAQLLLFGVTSLIMVPMLHSGMEGLVGAVAPVGTSLVVGSFLFGVGMQLGGGCGSGTLFTVGAGNIRMVVTLVFFIAGAVLGSIHLPWWLDQPGFDPVPLVNTFGISGAILAQLVGLGLIAWWVNRIERKAHGNVERDELLWKNQGHGVLRTLISGRWPFTWAILILAAGNALTLAIGGAPWSITFAFNVWGAKALEVVGVNMSQFEFWQWDYPAMALKDSVLTNIPSVMNFGLLLGAMLAAGLANRFNEASRNKPEGRQFLAAVVGGLLLGYGARLGFGCNIGALFSGIASASLHAWIWFASAFVGSLIGIRLRPWFRLAN
- a CDS encoding TVP38/TMEM64 family protein, producing MNRSQWAFRLTILIIVALLMGAIWLILRQLGMPVSLAPVALSEWLSDQGMSGPFLLMLLMILAVVVGPIPTLPISAAAGLVYGTFTGTAIAVSGALAGSIIAFYLARILGREAVRRKLGDNPVFSATGSQRFLFIAVTLTRLIPLFSFALISYAAGVTAISFWRYALATTLGMIPMTFVFAGLGHSFELSPVLTVVAAAVILVVMSTLPLYLGRRPHSRLSRFLHLDTKV